The following coding sequences are from one Arthrobacter crystallopoietes window:
- a CDS encoding class I SAM-dependent methyltransferase gives MSEDVVNGIKAKHRAMWALGDYPSVATEVIPALGPELVVASGIRPGEHVLDIAAGSGNAALPAARIGAQVTASDLTPALLDAGRRQAEGDGLTLEWREADAENLPFDDGSFDVAISCVGIMFTPNHQASADELVRVLRPGGRIGLINWTPEGFIGQMFKTMKPYAPPPPPGAQPPPLWGNEEHVRELLGDRVTDVVAKREKLMVDRFGTPEEFREFFKTCYGPTITAYRNIADSPERVQALDDELAELARTNLDNGKMEWEYLLFTAAKK, from the coding sequence ATGAGCGAAGATGTTGTCAACGGAATCAAAGCGAAGCACCGTGCAATGTGGGCCTTGGGCGACTATCCCTCGGTCGCCACGGAAGTTATACCGGCGCTGGGCCCGGAACTCGTCGTGGCCAGCGGGATTCGCCCCGGCGAGCATGTGCTGGACATTGCCGCAGGCTCGGGCAATGCAGCTCTCCCGGCAGCGAGGATCGGCGCTCAAGTTACGGCGTCCGACCTGACACCTGCGCTGCTGGACGCCGGCCGCCGGCAAGCGGAAGGCGACGGCCTGACCTTGGAATGGAGGGAGGCCGACGCCGAGAACCTGCCGTTCGACGACGGCTCCTTCGACGTCGCGATCTCCTGCGTGGGGATCATGTTCACGCCCAACCATCAGGCCAGCGCCGACGAACTGGTCCGCGTCCTCCGGCCCGGAGGCAGAATCGGGCTGATCAACTGGACACCCGAGGGCTTCATCGGCCAAATGTTCAAGACCATGAAGCCGTACGCCCCGCCGCCACCGCCCGGCGCACAACCGCCGCCGCTGTGGGGCAACGAGGAGCACGTACGGGAGCTCCTGGGCGACCGGGTGACAGACGTCGTTGCGAAGCGGGAGAAGCTCATGGTCGACCGGTTCGGCACACCGGAAGAGTTCCGTGAGTTCTTCAAGACCTGTTACGGCCCCACCATCACCGCGTACCGCAACATCGCCGACAGTCCGGAGAGGGTGCAGGCGCTGGATGACGAACTGGCGGAGCTGGCACGCACGAACCTGGACAACGGCAAGATGGAATGGGAGTACCTGCTGTTCACGGCCGCCAAGAAGTGA
- a CDS encoding helix-turn-helix domain-containing protein gives MVDDYATATHSSYLVARVQMAQEEAGVRQEFISALFSAQGRLPETRDRFAKAFNLKPDLPYANAAAKGQPASELRKMAAAPNRSLSMFLHQAEEYTYLFWPEPRGAGLPGARGAGLSSIPCGLATADAGLVDLAAAGRIAAALSDLATPDDQAPITVERHWIRLARARMDALGVQLGAGLDAQLAAARPDEMERLHETVSTFLANGSVSATADQLYCHRNTILNRMRRFKELTGIDLMVPVQAARAVVAWV, from the coding sequence GTGGTGGACGACTACGCCACGGCAACGCACTCCAGTTATCTGGTGGCGCGTGTGCAAATGGCACAGGAGGAAGCCGGCGTCCGGCAGGAATTCATTTCCGCCCTCTTCAGCGCGCAGGGACGCCTGCCCGAAACCCGTGACCGCTTTGCCAAGGCCTTCAACCTGAAGCCGGACCTGCCCTACGCCAACGCCGCCGCGAAGGGGCAGCCGGCGTCCGAGCTCCGGAAGATGGCCGCTGCGCCGAACCGCAGCCTGTCCATGTTCCTGCACCAGGCCGAGGAGTACACGTACCTGTTCTGGCCCGAACCGCGCGGCGCCGGTTTGCCCGGTGCTCGTGGCGCGGGTCTCTCTTCGATTCCCTGCGGCCTGGCTACTGCCGACGCCGGTCTGGTGGATCTGGCCGCCGCTGGCCGCATCGCGGCAGCTCTGTCGGACCTCGCCACGCCGGACGACCAGGCTCCCATCACCGTTGAGCGGCACTGGATCCGGCTGGCCCGTGCGCGGATGGACGCGCTCGGCGTGCAGCTTGGCGCGGGGCTGGACGCCCAGCTTGCCGCAGCCCGGCCGGACGAAATGGAGCGGCTGCATGAAACCGTCTCCACCTTCCTGGCCAACGGCAGCGTCAGCGCCACGGCGGACCAGCTCTATTGCCACCGCAACACCATCCTGAACCGGATGCGCCGCTTCAAAGAACTGACCGGGATCGACTTGATGGTCCCAGTGCAGGCCGCCCGCGCCGTCGTCGCCTGGGTCTGA
- a CDS encoding IS607 family transposase yields the protein MKFSQYAKNAGIGYRAAWNRYKAGRIEGAWQDEHGTIHVPDPASALAPKAAVYARVSSHTQKEDLERQAQRMIDYALARGLQVVSVTKEVASGADDSRPKLSKLLASEDWGTLVVEHRDRLTRVGFNWFDVLLSRQGRRIDVANLAQEQTSDLMDDFLSIIYSFTARLYGLRGSRNRSRKLIAALEDEAAGI from the coding sequence GTGAAGTTCTCGCAGTACGCGAAGAATGCTGGCATTGGCTATCGTGCTGCGTGGAACCGGTACAAGGCGGGGCGGATCGAGGGCGCTTGGCAGGACGAGCACGGAACGATCCACGTTCCTGACCCCGCGTCGGCCCTGGCTCCTAAAGCCGCCGTCTATGCGCGGGTCTCTTCGCACACCCAGAAGGAGGACTTGGAGCGGCAGGCGCAGCGGATGATTGACTACGCGCTGGCGCGTGGGCTTCAAGTTGTCTCGGTGACCAAGGAAGTGGCGAGCGGCGCCGACGACTCCCGCCCCAAACTGTCGAAGCTCCTGGCCTCTGAGGATTGGGGCACCCTCGTTGTCGAGCACCGGGACCGCCTCACGCGTGTCGGGTTCAACTGGTTTGACGTTCTCCTCTCCCGGCAGGGGCGCCGCATCGACGTGGCAAATCTCGCGCAGGAGCAGACCTCTGACCTGATGGACGACTTCTTGTCCATCATCTACTCCTTCACCGCACGCCTGTACGGGCTTCGCGGGTCCAGGAACCGCAGCAGGAAGCTGATCGCCGCGCTTGAAGACGAGGCCGCCGGCATATGA
- a CDS encoding zinc ribbon domain-containing protein translates to MTEATGLPREAMKVRAYPLQAFANAGKLSRVHALLGPWRSALGGMQSQLYRQLLDGQPLMKRMPTKVTDLSFTTELSARQVKSIYNQTFQAMNSWTGLVKNAVRELISGSHLDDEARTILYRVNARKAWFAKELSLPVLVNLGTGEVRHSDGKPGKGWAAQDLPVPAELLRLCRHMVKQVGKHAVSLPDLSRVNTMLMDGTIARVEPSKDSSFDYWLRISTLQKGDVARVPLRAHRHFRDAPGEVSDFVQLNVLKDGSLQFVLQKKSPLAQPRPDGVHLGLDWGMKSLFATSDGRLLGVGAMPHLMELDRQTLELAKSLQRQGIRPKTNRRYRNLQRRMGEYITNEVNRILNKLSTEDIQGLAVEKLDARGGGMSRDMNRLVTRFGRAAVKKKLAALTEDTGLDVVEVNAAYTSKECSSCGLVHDGNRSGLKFHCRFCGRKTHADINGARVVLSRRSWHTQGDSRTKSQRGTVRRRLDGAFEARWGCAPPTAGSTGSRIPGSRRRSAVRLATAPSQAPVRMRENVEKVP, encoded by the coding sequence ATGACCGAAGCGACCGGGCTGCCCAGGGAAGCCATGAAGGTGCGGGCGTATCCGCTCCAAGCGTTTGCCAACGCCGGCAAACTCTCGCGCGTCCACGCGCTGCTGGGACCGTGGCGGTCCGCTCTCGGAGGCATGCAGTCCCAGCTTTACCGGCAGCTCCTCGACGGCCAGCCGCTGATGAAGCGGATGCCGACGAAAGTTACGGACCTCAGCTTCACGACGGAGCTGTCGGCCCGGCAGGTCAAGTCCATTTACAACCAGACGTTCCAGGCCATGAACTCATGGACCGGCCTGGTCAAGAACGCCGTTCGGGAGCTCATCAGCGGCTCCCATCTGGACGATGAGGCTCGCACCATCCTCTACCGGGTGAACGCCCGTAAGGCCTGGTTCGCAAAGGAGCTCAGCCTCCCGGTCCTGGTCAACCTTGGGACGGGCGAAGTCCGGCACAGTGACGGCAAGCCCGGCAAAGGCTGGGCCGCCCAGGATCTTCCGGTGCCTGCTGAACTGCTCAGGCTCTGCCGCCATATGGTCAAGCAGGTGGGCAAGCATGCTGTTTCGTTGCCGGACCTGTCCCGGGTGAACACGATGCTCATGGACGGCACCATAGCGCGGGTGGAGCCCTCGAAGGACAGCTCCTTCGATTACTGGCTGCGCATCTCGACGTTGCAGAAGGGCGACGTCGCACGAGTTCCACTCAGAGCCCACCGGCACTTCCGTGACGCGCCGGGCGAGGTGTCCGACTTTGTGCAGCTGAACGTCCTGAAGGACGGCTCCCTTCAGTTCGTCCTTCAGAAGAAGTCTCCGCTCGCGCAGCCGCGCCCCGACGGTGTCCACCTCGGCCTCGACTGGGGCATGAAGTCCCTGTTCGCGACCAGCGACGGCCGCCTGCTCGGCGTCGGCGCCATGCCGCATCTGATGGAGCTGGACCGGCAAACGCTGGAACTCGCCAAGAGCCTGCAGCGGCAGGGCATCCGACCCAAGACGAACCGCCGGTACCGCAACCTCCAGCGACGCATGGGCGAATACATCACCAACGAGGTCAACCGCATCCTGAACAAGCTCTCGACCGAGGACATCCAGGGCCTGGCCGTCGAGAAACTCGACGCCAGGGGCGGCGGCATGAGCCGGGACATGAACCGGCTCGTCACCCGCTTCGGCCGTGCCGCCGTCAAGAAAAAGCTCGCAGCGTTGACCGAGGACACCGGTCTCGACGTCGTCGAGGTCAACGCCGCGTACACTTCCAAGGAATGTTCCTCCTGCGGTCTCGTCCACGACGGGAACCGCAGTGGACTGAAGTTTCATTGCCGCTTCTGCGGCAGGAAAACCCACGCCGACATCAACGGTGCACGGGTCGTTCTGTCAAGACGTTCTTGGCATACCCAGGGCGACTCAAGAACCAAGTCACAGCGTGGGACTGTCCGCCGAAGGCTGGACGGTGCGTTTGAAGCCCGTTGGGGTTGCGCGCCGCCTACCGCAGGCTCGACAGGGAGCCGGATCCCCGGTTCCCGACGCCGCTCCGCAGTGCGGCTAGCCACGGCCCCTTCCCAGGCGCCAGTGCGAATGCGTGAAAACGTGGAGAAAGTTCCATGA